The Flavobacterium faecale genome has a segment encoding these proteins:
- a CDS encoding peptide chain release factor 3, translating into MSFLEEIQKRRTFGIISHPDAGKTTLTEKLLLFGGAIQEAGAVKNNKIKKGATSDFMEIERQRGISVSTSVLAFIYKDKKINILDTPGHKDFAEDTFRTLTAVDSVIVVIDVAKGVEEQTEKLVSVCRMRNIPIIVFINKMDREGKDAFDLMDEVEQKLGLTVTPLSFPIGMGYDFQGIYNIWEKNINIFSGDNRKNIEETIAFSDVQNPELEKIIGVKPAATLREELELIDEVYPKFDRDDYLKGKLQPVFFGSALNNFGVRELLDCFVDIAPSPRPKESETRLVDPKEEKLTGFVFKIHANMDPKHRDRLAFIKIVSGTFERNKPYYHVRQKKNLKFSSPNAFFAEKKEIVDISYPGDIVGLHDTGNFKIGDTLTEGEIMSFKGIPSFSPEHFRYINNADPMKAKQLDKGVDQLMDEGVAQLFTLEMNNRKIIGTVGALQYEVIQYRLEHEYGAKCTYENFPVHKACWVKPDDAKNDEFKEFKRIKQKFLAKDKYGQLVFLADSDFTIQMTQNKYPSVKLFFTSEFD; encoded by the coding sequence ATGAGCTTTTTAGAAGAAATACAAAAACGAAGAACTTTTGGAATTATCTCGCATCCTGATGCTGGTAAAACAACCTTAACCGAGAAGCTGTTGCTTTTTGGAGGTGCAATCCAAGAGGCAGGTGCAGTAAAAAACAATAAAATTAAAAAAGGTGCGACGAGTGACTTTATGGAAATCGAACGTCAGAGAGGTATCTCGGTATCGACATCTGTGTTAGCCTTTATATACAAAGATAAAAAAATCAACATCCTAGATACGCCTGGACATAAGGATTTTGCCGAAGATACTTTTCGAACGCTTACAGCTGTAGACAGTGTGATTGTGGTAATTGACGTTGCCAAAGGAGTCGAGGAGCAAACAGAAAAATTAGTTTCTGTTTGTAGAATGCGAAATATTCCAATCATCGTTTTCATTAATAAAATGGACCGTGAAGGTAAAGATGCTTTTGACTTAATGGATGAAGTGGAGCAAAAATTAGGCTTGACCGTTACTCCACTGAGTTTTCCTATTGGAATGGGATACGATTTTCAAGGGATTTATAATATCTGGGAGAAGAACATCAATATCTTTAGTGGTGATAATCGAAAGAATATTGAAGAAACAATTGCTTTTTCAGATGTTCAAAATCCTGAATTAGAGAAAATTATTGGAGTAAAACCAGCTGCTACTTTGCGTGAAGAACTTGAACTTATAGACGAAGTATACCCCAAATTTGATCGTGATGATTACTTAAAAGGAAAACTGCAACCTGTGTTTTTTGGTTCTGCCTTGAATAACTTTGGTGTTCGTGAGTTACTAGATTGTTTTGTTGACATCGCTCCATCTCCAAGACCAAAAGAATCCGAAACTCGTTTAGTAGATCCAAAAGAGGAGAAATTAACTGGTTTTGTTTTTAAAATTCACGCCAACATGGATCCAAAACATCGCGACCGTTTGGCATTTATTAAAATCGTATCGGGTACTTTTGAAAGAAACAAACCGTACTATCACGTACGACAAAAAAAGAATTTAAAATTTTCTAGTCCGAATGCATTTTTTGCCGAGAAAAAAGAAATTGTAGACATATCCTACCCAGGAGACATTGTTGGTCTTCACGATACAGGGAATTTTAAAATTGGAGATACTTTAACTGAAGGCGAAATCATGAGCTTTAAAGGGATTCCGAGTTTCTCTCCAGAACATTTTAGATATATCAACAATGCCGACCCAATGAAAGCCAAACAGCTAGACAAAGGAGTGGACCAATTGATGGACGAAGGAGTTGCACAGTTGTTTACACTCGAAATGAACAATCGTAAAATTATTGGTACAGTTGGAGCACTTCAGTACGAAGTTATTCAATACCGTCTGGAACATGAATATGGTGCAAAATGTACTTATGAAAACTTTCCTGTACACAAAGCATGTTGGGTAAAACCAGATGATGCAAAAAATGATGAATTCAAAGAATTCAAGCGTATCAAGCAAAAGTTTTTGGCAAAGGATAAATATGGACAATTAGTCTTCTTGGCTGATTCTGATTTTACCATCCAAATGACACAAAATAAATACCCATCAGTAAAATTATTCTTCACTTCGGAATTTGATTAA
- a CDS encoding DUF3467 domain-containing protein, with protein MNEQDQINIELDEKTAEGTYSNLAIINHSSSEFVLDFVSIMPGVPKAKVKSRIVLTPQHAKRLLKAIGENIHRFEAAHGEIKDTEQVPIPLNFGPAGQA; from the coding sequence ATGAATGAACAAGATCAAATTAACATTGAATTAGATGAGAAAACTGCCGAAGGGACGTATTCTAATCTAGCTATTATCAATCATTCTTCATCTGAGTTTGTTTTGGATTTTGTGAGCATCATGCCTGGTGTTCCAAAGGCAAAAGTGAAGTCAAGAATTGTATTGACACCACAACATGCAAAACGTTTGCTTAAAGCGATTGGTGAAAACATCCATCGTTTTGAAGCTGCTCATGGTGAAATAAAAGATACGGAGCAAGTGCCTATTCCATTAAATTTTGGACCAGCTGGCCAAGCGTAA
- a CDS encoding peptidylprolyl isomerase — MKLINSNTLMLFFVLLFASFGASAQEIIKDVETVEVKAPVQTGRQKIDGIIATVGDYIILDSDIDKSFLELSSQGNSTKDITRCQMLGKLMEDKLYAHQAVQDSIKVTDAEVKGMMEERLNYMVEQIGSIEKVVQYYKKDSEEDFKTYFFDILKENKLTSEMQKKIVDAVEITPEEVRNFFKSIPKDELPMFGAEMEVAQIVVTPKVSEADKKKVIDKLNGFRDEIKSGSSSFATKAVLYSEDPGSRSSGGFYKMNRKTPFVKEFKDVAFALQEGEISAPFETEFGFHIILVEKVKGQDLELRHILLAPSVTRTSLDEAKEKIELIRKRILDKEITFADAARTLSDEKETRANGGVLINPKTQDTRFELTKMDPVLYGQVSSLQDNEISQPIMDEEKQGKKKYKLITVTNRINEHVADYGKDYIKIKDLALKEKQIKAIGKWFDEKIGETYVKVLGEYRDCDFTNNWLKK; from the coding sequence ATGAAGTTGATAAATAGTAACACGCTCATGTTGTTTTTTGTTCTGTTGTTTGCAAGTTTTGGAGCTAGCGCGCAAGAAATAATTAAAGATGTAGAAACTGTTGAAGTAAAGGCACCGGTGCAAACTGGTAGACAAAAAATTGATGGTATTATCGCTACTGTTGGTGATTACATAATATTAGATTCAGATATTGACAAGTCTTTCTTGGAACTTTCAAGTCAAGGGAATTCAACAAAAGATATTACAAGATGTCAAATGTTGGGTAAGCTAATGGAAGATAAGTTATATGCTCATCAAGCTGTGCAGGATAGTATCAAAGTAACTGATGCTGAAGTGAAAGGGATGATGGAGGAGCGTTTGAACTATATGGTAGAACAAATTGGTTCTATAGAAAAAGTGGTTCAGTACTACAAAAAGGATTCTGAAGAAGATTTTAAAACCTACTTTTTTGATATTTTGAAGGAAAATAAATTGACTTCAGAAATGCAAAAGAAGATTGTTGATGCTGTTGAAATTACTCCAGAAGAAGTTAGAAATTTCTTTAAAAGTATACCGAAGGATGAGTTACCAATGTTTGGTGCCGAGATGGAGGTTGCGCAGATTGTAGTGACTCCAAAGGTTTCAGAAGCAGATAAAAAGAAAGTAATTGATAAGCTAAACGGTTTTAGAGACGAAATTAAATCTGGGTCATCTAGTTTTGCTACAAAAGCAGTTTTATATTCTGAAGATCCTGGGTCACGATCTAGTGGTGGTTTTTATAAAATGAATAGAAAAACACCTTTTGTAAAAGAATTTAAAGATGTTGCTTTTGCCTTGCAAGAAGGAGAAATATCGGCACCATTTGAAACCGAATTTGGGTTTCATATTATTTTAGTCGAAAAAGTTAAAGGTCAAGATTTAGAATTACGTCACATACTATTAGCTCCTTCGGTAACGAGAACGTCTTTGGATGAAGCGAAAGAGAAAATTGAATTGATTAGAAAAAGAATTTTAGACAAAGAGATAACGTTTGCTGATGCTGCCAGAACATTATCAGATGAGAAAGAAACTAGAGCAAATGGAGGGGTCTTAATTAATCCTAAAACACAAGATACTCGTTTCGAATTGACCAAGATGGACCCAGTTTTGTATGGTCAGGTTTCTAGCTTGCAAGACAATGAGATTTCACAACCAATAATGGATGAGGAAAAACAAGGTAAGAAAAAATACAAATTGATTACGGTAACCAATCGTATCAATGAGCACGTTGCTGATTACGGAAAAGACTATATCAAAATTAAAGATTTGGCTTTGAAAGAAAAACAAATCAAGGCAATCGGTAAATGGTTTGATGAAAAAATCGGCGAAACCTATGTGAAGGTTTTGGGAGAATACAGAGATTGTGATTTTACAAACAATTGGTTGAAGAAATAA
- the rpoC gene encoding DNA-directed RNA polymerase subunit beta', giving the protein MMNNRNNNNNKDKNPIKRFSKISIGLASPESILKESRGEVLKPETINYRTHKPERDGLFCERIFGPVKDFECACGKYKRIRYKGIICDRCGVEVTEKKVRRDRVGHINLVVPIAHIWYFRSLPNKIGYILGLPSKKLDMIIYYERYVVIQAGIAKNAEGESVQRLDFLTEEEYLNILDTLPADNQYLDDFDPNKFVAKMGAECIMDLLARIDLDQLSYQLRHSANNETSKQRKTEALKRLQVVESFRESNLNRENRPEWMIMKVVPVIPPELRPLVPLDGGRFATSDLNDLYRRVIIRNNRLKRLMEIKAPEVILRNEKRMLQESVDSLFDNTRKASAVKTESNRPLKSLSDSLKGKQGRFRQNLLGKRVDYSARSVIVVGPELKLFECGLPKDMAAELFKPFVIRKLIERGIVKTVKSAKKIIDKKEPVVWDILENVIKGHPVLLNRAPTLHRLGIQAFQPKLIEGKAIQLHPLVCTAFNADFDGDQMAVHLPLGPEAILEAQLLMLASHNILNPANGAPITVPSQDMVLGLYYMTKERLSTPEKKILGQDLVFYSAEETNIALNEGRLELNARVKIRAKDFNDAGELVFKIIETTAGRVLFNEVVPPAAGYINEVLTKKNLRDIIGHVLNSTSVPETAAFLDNMKDMGYKFAFRGGLSFSLGDIRIPEQKPKLIADAREQVEGISANYNMGLITNNERYNQVIDVWTSANAQLTELAMKNIREDQQGFNSVYMMLDSGARGSKEQIRQLTGMRGLMAKPKKSTAGGGEIIENPILSNFKEGLSILEYFISTHGARKGLADTALKTADAGYLTRRLHDVSQDVIVNIEDCGTLRGVEVSALKKNEEIVESLGERILGRVALQDVINPLTNEVLVKSGEQITEVIMKVIEASPLERVEVRSPLVCEAPKGICAKCYGRNLATGKMTQRGEAVGVIAAQSIGEPGTQLTLRTFHVGGVAGGISEESSIVAKFPGRLEVEDLKTVKGEDNEGNQVDIVVSRSTELKLIDEKTGIVLNTHNIPYGSSIFVKDGQSINKGDIICKWDPYNGVIVSEFTGKIAYEDLEQGQSFMVEVDEQTGFQEKVISESRAKKLIPTLLVYGNDGELIRSYNLPVGAHLMVDNGEKIKAGKVLVKIPRRSSKSGDITGGLPRITELLEARNPSNPAVVSEIDGVVSFGKIKRGNREIIIESKFGDVRKYLVKLSSQILVQENDFVRAGVSLSDGAITPDDILRIQGPAAVQQYLVNEIQEVYRLQGVKINDKHFEVVIRQMMRKVRVQDPGDTLFLEDQLIHTKDFIVENDKLYGMKVVEDAGDSSNLKEGQIVTPRQLRDENSLLKRNDQNIVVARDVITATATPVLQGITRASLQTKSFISAASFQETTKVLNEAAVAGKIDYLEGLKENVIVGHRIPAGTGMREYDNAIVGSKEDYNDMMANKEEYIY; this is encoded by the coding sequence ATGATGAATAATAGAAATAATAACAATAATAAAGATAAAAATCCAATAAAAAGATTTAGTAAAATCTCTATCGGATTGGCTTCTCCAGAATCTATCTTGAAAGAATCAAGAGGTGAAGTTTTAAAACCAGAAACAATTAACTACCGTACGCACAAACCTGAGCGTGACGGTCTTTTTTGTGAAAGAATATTTGGACCTGTAAAGGATTTCGAATGTGCTTGTGGAAAATACAAAAGAATTCGCTACAAAGGGATCATTTGTGACCGTTGTGGTGTTGAAGTTACAGAGAAAAAAGTACGTAGAGATAGAGTAGGTCACATCAACCTTGTTGTGCCAATTGCTCATATCTGGTATTTCCGTTCTCTTCCTAACAAAATTGGTTATATCTTAGGTCTTCCATCTAAGAAACTAGATATGATCATTTACTACGAGAGATACGTAGTTATTCAAGCAGGTATTGCTAAAAATGCTGAAGGTGAATCAGTTCAAAGATTAGACTTCTTAACGGAAGAAGAATACTTGAACATATTAGACACTCTTCCTGCAGATAACCAATATTTAGATGATTTTGATCCTAATAAATTTGTTGCCAAAATGGGAGCAGAGTGTATTATGGACTTATTAGCACGTATTGACTTAGACCAATTGTCTTACCAATTACGTCACTCAGCTAATAACGAAACGTCTAAACAACGTAAAACTGAAGCGTTAAAAAGATTACAAGTTGTAGAGTCTTTCCGTGAGTCTAACTTAAACCGTGAGAACCGTCCAGAATGGATGATTATGAAGGTTGTTCCTGTTATTCCACCAGAATTACGTCCGCTTGTGCCACTTGATGGAGGTCGTTTTGCAACTTCAGATTTAAATGACTTATATCGTCGTGTAATCATCCGTAACAACCGTTTGAAAAGATTAATGGAGATCAAAGCTCCAGAAGTTATCTTGAGAAACGAGAAACGTATGTTGCAAGAATCGGTAGATTCATTGTTTGATAATACAAGAAAAGCATCTGCTGTTAAAACAGAATCAAACAGACCATTAAAATCATTATCTGATTCCCTTAAAGGTAAGCAAGGACGTTTCCGTCAAAACTTACTTGGAAAACGTGTGGATTATTCTGCTCGTTCGGTAATTGTTGTTGGACCTGAATTAAAATTGTTCGAGTGCGGATTGCCAAAAGATATGGCTGCTGAGTTGTTTAAACCTTTTGTTATTCGAAAATTAATCGAAAGAGGAATTGTAAAAACAGTTAAGTCTGCAAAGAAAATCATAGATAAAAAGGAGCCTGTAGTTTGGGATATTCTAGAAAATGTAATAAAAGGTCACCCAGTATTATTGAACCGTGCCCCTACTTTGCACAGACTAGGTATTCAAGCTTTTCAACCAAAATTAATTGAAGGAAAAGCAATCCAATTACACCCATTAGTATGTACGGCCTTTAATGCCGATTTTGATGGGGATCAAATGGCAGTTCACTTGCCATTAGGACCAGAAGCAATCCTTGAAGCACAATTGTTAATGTTGGCTTCTCACAATATTTTGAACCCTGCAAATGGTGCTCCAATTACGGTACCATCTCAGGATATGGTCTTGGGTCTTTATTATATGACCAAAGAAAGATTGTCTACTCCAGAAAAGAAAATTTTAGGTCAAGATCTAGTTTTCTACTCTGCAGAAGAAACAAATATTGCATTGAACGAAGGAAGATTAGAATTGAATGCTCGTGTGAAAATTAGAGCAAAAGATTTCAATGACGCTGGAGAATTAGTGTTCAAAATTATTGAAACTACTGCTGGACGTGTATTATTTAATGAAGTAGTACCACCTGCAGCTGGATATATCAATGAAGTATTGACTAAGAAGAACCTTAGAGATATTATCGGTCACGTATTAAATTCAACTAGTGTACCTGAAACGGCTGCCTTTTTGGATAACATGAAAGATATGGGGTACAAATTTGCCTTCAGAGGTGGATTGTCATTCTCATTAGGGGATATTAGAATTCCAGAACAAAAACCAAAATTGATCGCTGATGCAAGAGAGCAAGTAGAAGGAATTTCTGCTAACTACAACATGGGTCTTATTACAAATAACGAACGTTACAACCAAGTTATTGATGTATGGACTTCTGCAAATGCACAATTGACAGAATTGGCAATGAAAAATATTAGAGAGGATCAACAAGGATTCAACTCGGTATATATGATGCTTGACTCCGGGGCGAGGGGTTCTAAGGAACAAATTCGTCAGTTAACTGGTATGCGTGGATTGATGGCTAAGCCTAAAAAATCGACTGCTGGTGGTGGAGAGATTATTGAGAATCCAATTCTTTCTAACTTTAAGGAAGGACTTTCGATCTTAGAGTATTTCATTTCTACTCACGGTGCTCGTAAGGGTCTTGCGGATACGGCTTTGAAAACGGCGGATGCTGGTTACTTAACTCGTAGATTGCATGATGTTTCTCAAGATGTTATTGTTAACATCGAAGACTGTGGAACATTAAGAGGTGTTGAAGTTTCAGCATTGAAAAAGAATGAAGAAATTGTTGAATCATTAGGAGAAAGAATTTTAGGACGTGTTGCATTGCAAGATGTTATTAATCCTTTGACTAATGAAGTATTAGTTAAATCTGGTGAGCAAATTACAGAGGTTATTATGAAGGTAATTGAGGCTTCTCCATTGGAGAGAGTTGAAGTTCGTTCTCCTCTTGTATGTGAGGCGCCAAAAGGTATTTGTGCTAAATGTTACGGTCGTAACTTGGCAACTGGAAAAATGACTCAAAGAGGTGAAGCTGTTGGTGTAATTGCTGCACAGTCAATTGGAGAGCCAGGTACACAGTTAACGCTACGTACTTTCCACGTTGGAGGGGTTGCCGGAGGTATATCTGAAGAGTCTAGCATTGTTGCTAAGTTCCCAGGTAGACTTGAAGTTGAAGATTTGAAAACTGTAAAAGGGGAAGATAATGAAGGTAACCAAGTGGATATCGTTGTGTCTCGTTCTACAGAGTTGAAATTGATTGACGAAAAAACAGGTATTGTTTTAAATACACATAACATTCCTTACGGTTCTAGTATTTTTGTGAAAGACGGTCAGTCTATTAATAAAGGTGATATTATCTGTAAATGGGATCCATATAATGGAGTTATCGTTTCTGAATTTACTGGTAAAATTGCATACGAAGATTTAGAGCAAGGACAATCGTTCATGGTTGAAGTCGATGAGCAAACTGGTTTCCAAGAAAAAGTAATTTCTGAATCAAGAGCTAAGAAATTAATTCCAACATTATTGGTTTACGGTAATGATGGTGAATTGATTCGTTCTTACAACTTACCAGTTGGAGCCCACTTGATGGTAGACAACGGTGAGAAAATTAAAGCAGGTAAAGTATTGGTGAAAATCCCTCGTCGTTCTTCTAAATCAGGAGATATTACAGGAGGTTTACCAAGAATTACAGAGTTGTTAGAAGCTCGTAATCCATCTAACCCAGCTGTAGTTTCTGAAATCGATGGTGTTGTTTCTTTTGGAAAAATCAAAAGAGGTAACCGTGAGATTATCATTGAATCTAAATTTGGTGATGTTAGAAAGTACCTAGTTAAATTATCTAGTCAAATTCTTGTTCAAGAAAATGACTTCGTAAGAGCTGGAGTTTCTTTATCTGACGGAGCTATTACACCAGACGATATTTTAAGAATTCAAGGACCAGCTGCTGTTCAACAGTACTTGGTAAATGAGATTCAAGAGGTATACCGTTTGCAAGGTGTAAAAATTAATGACAAACACTTTGAGGTTGTTATTCGTCAAATGATGCGTAAAGTAAGAGTACAAGATCCAGGTGATACTTTATTCTTAGAAGACCAATTGATCCATACTAAAGATTTTATTGTTGAAAACGATAAATTGTACGGTATGAAAGTGGTTGAGGATGCAGGAGATTCTTCTAACTTGAAAGAAGGTCAAATCGTTACTCCACGTCAGTTGAGAGATGAGAATTCATTGTTGAAACGTAATGATCAGAATATTGTAGTTGCTCGTGATGTTATCACAGCTACTGCTACTCCGGTTTTACAAGGTATCACAAGAGCTTCTCTTCAAACAAAATCATTTATCTCTGCGGCATCGTTCCAAGAGACTACTAAAGTATTAAATGAAGCTGCAGTAGCAGGTAAAATTGATTACTTAGAAGGCTTGAAAGAAAATGTTATTGTTGGACATAGAATTCCGGCAGGAACAGGTATGAGAGAATATGATAACGCTATTGTTGGATCTAAAGAAGATTACAACGACATGATGGCTAACAAAGAAGAATATATTTATTAA
- a CDS encoding AAA family ATPase, whose product MSDVNAIHNLVQKRNELKNEIAKIIVGQDEVVDQILICIFSAGHVLLVGVPGLAKTLLVNTLSRALGLDFKRIQFTPDLMPSDILGSEILDENRQFRFSKGPVFSNIILADEINRTPPKTQAALLEAMQERSVTIAGHNYKLDLPYFVLATQNPIEQEGTYPLPEAQLDRFMFAVKLEYPSFEEEVEVVKRTTSNANAQVEALFSAQEIIDFQQLIRRIPVADNVIEYAVKLVGKTRPKSALATDYVNSYLDWGAGPRASQNLILAAKTHAAFQGKFSPDIEDVQAVAVGILRHRIIKNYKADAEGITEEMIIAKLL is encoded by the coding sequence ATGTCTGACGTAAACGCTATTCATAATTTGGTTCAAAAACGTAATGAACTTAAAAACGAAATTGCCAAAATTATTGTAGGTCAAGATGAAGTAGTGGATCAAATATTGATCTGTATATTCTCAGCAGGTCACGTGCTTTTGGTGGGTGTTCCTGGATTGGCAAAAACGTTGTTGGTTAATACACTTTCACGGGCACTTGGGTTGGATTTTAAACGCATTCAGTTTACGCCAGATTTAATGCCTTCCGATATTTTGGGAAGTGAGATTTTAGATGAGAACAGGCAGTTTAGATTTAGTAAAGGACCAGTTTTTTCGAATATTATTTTAGCTGATGAAATTAATAGAACGCCACCAAAAACGCAGGCGGCCTTACTTGAAGCGATGCAAGAACGTTCTGTGACGATTGCAGGACACAATTATAAACTGGATTTGCCGTATTTTGTGCTAGCAACTCAAAATCCTATTGAGCAAGAGGGTACATATCCTTTGCCAGAAGCGCAATTAGACCGTTTTATGTTTGCTGTAAAATTAGAATATCCATCTTTTGAAGAAGAAGTAGAGGTGGTGAAACGAACTACATCAAATGCAAATGCGCAAGTAGAAGCCTTGTTTTCGGCTCAAGAGATTATTGATTTCCAACAATTGATTCGTCGTATTCCTGTTGCAGATAATGTAATTGAATATGCTGTGAAATTGGTTGGGAAAACAAGACCTAAAAGTGCGTTAGCAACTGATTATGTAAATTCGTATTTGGATTGGGGAGCAGGACCTAGAGCATCACAAAATTTAATTTTGGCAGCTAAGACGCATGCAGCTTTTCAAGGAAAGTTTTCTCCAGATATTGAAGATGTTCAAGCGGTTGCCGTTGGTATTTTGCGACATAGAATTATCAAGAATTACAAAGCTGATGCGGAAGGTATCACCGAAGAAATGATTATTGCTAAATTATTGTAA
- a CDS encoding 1-acyl-sn-glycerol-3-phosphate acyltransferase — translation MKKLIYKFIFFRIMGWKIVGGDHAKVQKCILMVIPHTSAHDFYLGIFTRGITGLDMHFMAKKELFRFPLGYYFKYMGGEPLDRAGGLNKVDAIAAIFKKKKEFRLAIAPEGTRKRVTELKTGFYYIALKAGVPIVPIAFDFGKKEVNIGEPFLPTGDIDADMPLLKKHFVGVVGKVAENSFIVD, via the coding sequence ATGAAAAAGTTAATTTACAAATTCATTTTCTTTCGAATAATGGGTTGGAAAATTGTGGGAGGTGATCATGCAAAAGTGCAAAAGTGCATTTTGATGGTGATCCCGCACACAAGCGCTCATGATTTTTACTTAGGAATATTTACAAGAGGAATTACAGGACTAGATATGCATTTTATGGCCAAAAAGGAACTGTTTCGTTTTCCATTGGGATATTATTTCAAGTACATGGGTGGTGAACCATTAGATAGGGCAGGAGGATTGAATAAAGTAGATGCTATTGCAGCGATATTTAAAAAGAAAAAGGAGTTTAGACTTGCTATAGCACCGGAAGGTACCAGGAAAAGGGTAACAGAGCTAAAGACTGGATTTTATTATATCGCATTAAAAGCCGGTGTACCTATTGTACCCATTGCATTTGATTTTGGTAAAAAAGAAGTGAATATAGGAGAGCCGTTCTTACCTACAGGAGATATTGATGCAGACATGCCTTTGTTGAAAAAGCATTTTGTTGGTGTTGTAGGGAAAGTGGCTGAAAATAGTTTTATTGTAGATTAA